In Francisella salimarina, the following proteins share a genomic window:
- a CDS encoding MFS transporter — MKNAKWILIILCLGYFIDFYDLTVFSVSYVDLLKQQFGIFDSTKIQQTYYLINNIQMVGILVGAILFGILADKFGRITVIKYSILLYSLTTLMCIFVNNIYIFILLRFLAYLALASEFAVSSVLIVEFFPPRLAAWGMSLLYILGVMGGVVATLFGVFSYKVMFIFGGFAGLSIYAFRRVLEESPHFIELYKSDKFKNAGSISFLIRNYNKPLILNFLITLPYFFVITVMFALVKFIANDVDFASLVKLFLFGFFAGNIISSILSGIYNQYFKSPSLFFVINIVIFLVSIFAYKYVSSDFIFFYGILIGLIGGGYNIMWAQYAATEFPTEVRSLATNMIFALGRTSSIFFGIIFAYWITNESTFRMNVNILAVLVAIMVLLIIMFYKREKILNK; from the coding sequence GGAATTTTTGATTCTACTAAAATTCAACAAACTTATTACTTGATAAATAATATTCAAATGGTTGGTATCTTAGTTGGTGCAATCCTCTTTGGCATCTTGGCTGATAAGTTTGGGCGTATTACTGTTATAAAATATAGTATTTTGCTTTATTCTTTGACTACTTTGATGTGTATATTTGTGAATAATATTTACATTTTTATATTACTAAGATTTTTAGCATACTTGGCTCTAGCGAGTGAGTTTGCTGTATCTAGTGTCTTGATAGTAGAATTCTTTCCGCCTCGATTAGCCGCTTGGGGAATGAGTCTTTTGTATATTTTAGGTGTAATGGGTGGAGTTGTTGCTACACTTTTTGGAGTTTTCTCTTATAAAGTAATGTTTATTTTCGGTGGATTTGCTGGTTTGAGTATATACGCATTTCGAAGAGTATTAGAAGAGTCACCACATTTTATAGAGTTGTATAAATCTGATAAATTTAAAAATGCGGGAAGTATTAGTTTTCTTATCAGAAATTATAATAAACCACTGATTCTTAACTTTTTAATTACGCTGCCTTATTTTTTTGTGATAACTGTAATGTTTGCATTGGTGAAATTCATCGCGAATGATGTCGATTTTGCAAGTTTAGTTAAGCTGTTTCTATTTGGATTTTTTGCAGGAAATATTATTAGTAGTATTCTTAGCGGAATATATAACCAATATTTTAAATCACCGAGTTTATTTTTTGTAATAAATATAGTTATATTTCTGGTGAGTATCTTTGCGTATAAATATGTATCTAGTGATTTTATATTTTTCTATGGAATACTTATTGGGCTTATTGGTGGTGGTTATAACATTATGTGGGCACAATATGCAGCAACTGAGTTTCCAACAGAAGTTCGTTCATTAGCTACTAATATGATATTTGCCTTAGGCAGGACTAGTAGTATTTTCTTTGGGATTATTTTTGCTTATTGGATTACTAATGAAAGCACATTTAGAATGAATGTAAATATCTTAGCTGTATTAGTAGCTATTATGGTTTTACTAATAATAATGTTTTATAAAAGAGAGAAGATATTAAATAAATAG
- the coaBC gene encoding bifunctional phosphopantothenoylcysteine decarboxylase/phosphopantothenate--cysteine ligase CoaBC, translating into MSNKILFGITGSVSAFKTINLIRLFIKSGVECRAIVTKGAQQFIKPELLVALGCNVYTDESLNMSEYSQSMAHINLSRWADKIFIVPASANTIAKLAHGLADDLLSQTILANEDNSKVYIAPAMNVNMWQNQLTQINITKLKSIGFNLVAPDQGVQACGDIGSGRLHEPEVLFELLSVAQDFKAKKVVITVGATVEDIDGVRYLSNYSSGKMGLALVTELLVRGANVVVLKAKTTISFDIKHPNLEIIDTKSADAMNQAMLEKVKDSDIFIGCAAVADYKIKNKFTNKIKKTDETLTLEFIKNPDVLANCKKSYPNIFAIGFAAESENIVEYARSKLVKKNLNMIVANSTEVFGNDNSSITILSENNLKEYNNISKSQVAKLILDYAKSIY; encoded by the coding sequence ATGAGTAATAAGATTTTATTTGGGATTACTGGTAGTGTATCAGCTTTTAAGACTATAAATTTGATAAGACTTTTTATTAAAAGTGGTGTTGAGTGTAGAGCTATAGTCACTAAAGGAGCACAGCAGTTTATAAAGCCTGAACTTTTAGTAGCCTTAGGCTGTAATGTCTACACTGATGAATCTTTGAATATGAGTGAATATAGTCAAAGTATGGCACATATCAATTTGTCACGTTGGGCTGATAAGATATTTATAGTCCCGGCTTCAGCAAATACTATTGCAAAATTAGCTCATGGTTTAGCTGATGATTTATTAAGTCAAACAATATTAGCTAATGAGGATAATTCTAAAGTATATATAGCTCCTGCTATGAATGTAAATATGTGGCAAAATCAACTAACTCAGATTAATATCACAAAGCTTAAAAGTATAGGGTTTAATTTGGTTGCTCCAGATCAGGGTGTTCAAGCTTGTGGAGATATAGGTAGTGGCAGATTACATGAGCCTGAGGTTTTATTTGAGTTGTTGAGTGTTGCTCAAGATTTCAAAGCTAAAAAAGTAGTGATAACAGTAGGAGCAACTGTAGAAGATATCGATGGTGTTAGATATCTATCAAATTACAGCTCTGGTAAGATGGGGCTTGCTCTAGTGACAGAGTTACTTGTAAGAGGAGCAAATGTTGTAGTTTTAAAAGCAAAAACTACAATAAGTTTTGATATTAAGCATCCTAACTTAGAAATCATTGATACCAAAAGTGCTGATGCAATGAATCAAGCAATGCTCGAGAAAGTTAAAGATAGTGATATTTTTATTGGTTGTGCTGCAGTAGCTGATTATAAGATCAAAAATAAATTTACTAATAAAATTAAAAAAACTGATGAAACTTTAACTTTAGAATTTATTAAAAATCCTGATGTTTTAGCAAATTGTAAAAAATCATATCCAAATATTTTTGCTATAGGCTTTGCGGCTGAGTCTGAAAATATAGTTGAATATGCTCGATCTAAGCTTGTCAAAAAAAATCTAAATATGATAGTCGCTAATTCAACCGAAGTATTTGGTAATGATAATTCAAGTATAACAATCTTATCTGAAAATAATTTAAAAGAGTATAATAATATATCAAAGTCACAAGTTGCAAAATTGATATTAGACTATGCTAAAAGTATCTACTAA
- a CDS encoding aldose epimerase family protein has protein sequence MLKVSTKRIKTTQSFLNVISLENDNIQLELLDIGAIVYALRTRDNNGKFENIVLQYADIENYFNNPSYYGASIGRVAGRIKDGEFILNNKKYSVSKNEKSINTLHGGFNNISHQRFDYRVNQNKVKFSRIQKSSDDGFPADLEIDITYELQDNSLVIHFEAIANEDTLLNLTNHNYYNLSGDFKATIENHKLQVSAERVVITDKNSIPKQIIKVPHEMDFSQESVIADKLETNFEYFSGGGIDHCYIVDGAIKLTDEISGRKLVVTSSYPATQIYTTNFPDGLKLSNGLNSQKFHAICFEPQFIPVIGKNYDKSDIKLKKGQQYKQFIKLEV, from the coding sequence ATGCTAAAAGTATCTACTAAAAGAATTAAAACTACACAAAGTTTCCTAAATGTAATTTCATTAGAAAATGATAATATCCAATTAGAACTATTAGATATTGGAGCTATTGTATATGCTCTTCGAACTAGAGATAACAATGGTAAGTTTGAAAATATAGTCTTACAGTATGCAGATATAGAAAATTATTTTAATAATCCATCATATTATGGTGCTAGTATTGGTAGGGTAGCTGGGAGGATCAAAGATGGTGAATTCATCCTGAATAATAAGAAGTATAGTGTTAGTAAAAATGAGAAATCTATTAATACTCTTCATGGAGGTTTTAATAATATCTCTCATCAAAGATTTGACTATAGAGTTAATCAAAATAAAGTTAAATTTAGTCGTATTCAAAAGTCATCAGATGATGGTTTTCCAGCAGATCTAGAGATTGATATAACTTATGAGTTACAAGATAATTCATTAGTAATCCATTTTGAAGCCATAGCTAATGAAGATACATTACTAAATCTCACAAATCACAATTACTATAATTTATCTGGAGATTTTAAAGCGACTATTGAAAATCACAAATTACAAGTATCTGCAGAGAGAGTAGTCATAACCGATAAAAACAGTATACCTAAGCAAATTATAAAAGTTCCTCATGAAATGGATTTTAGTCAAGAATCAGTTATTGCAGATAAATTAGAAACTAATTTTGAATATTTTAGTGGTGGTGGGATAGATCATTGTTATATTGTTGATGGGGCTATTAAATTGACAGATGAGATCAGTGGACGAAAGCTTGTAGTAACAAGTTCTTATCCAGCTACGCAGATATATACTACTAATTTTCCTGATGGTTTGAAGTTATCAAATGGTTTAAATTCACAGAAATTTCATGCAATATGTTTTGAGCCACAGTTTATACCAGTAATTGGCAAAAACTATGATAAGTCAGATATTAAGCTCAAGAAAGGACAGCAATATAAGCAATTCATTAAGCTTGAAGTTTAG
- a CDS encoding cryptochrome/photolyase family protein, with translation MSKKIAIHWFRQDLRLTDNPALHQASQADETITIFILDENQEIGGASKLWLHHSLNSLNKSLDNKLNFFNGNPLEIIKKLIKENNITDFYWNRCYDKYSIDRDTQIKQFLQEQNINVSSFNGSLLIEPWRCKKDDGTHYKVYTPFYKELIKIRKYRSNIAKPCFNSLKKLETAADLNSLKLLEPKLSWQNIIDQWQIGEVASHQILEEFLDSKVKEYKTARDFMSTDSTSKLSPYLHFGEISPNQIFNAVQSLDYIGNNEEHFIKELVWRDFSYYQIYYYPELHNKNINQKFDSFEWDNDPILLKKWQTGHTGIPIVDAGMRELWQTGYMHNRVRMIVASFLIKNCLIHWKYGEKWFFDTLFDADFASNNANWQWVAGCGLDAAPYFRIFNPVLQAEKFEAYEYIRKYVPELKLLPNKLLAKPWEASELVLQEAGVKLGDNYPKPVVDLKKSRDKALELHKKLS, from the coding sequence ATGTCTAAAAAAATAGCTATACATTGGTTTCGTCAAGACTTACGCCTTACGGATAACCCTGCTCTACATCAGGCTAGTCAAGCAGATGAAACAATTACAATATTTATACTAGACGAGAATCAAGAGATTGGTGGTGCTAGCAAACTTTGGCTTCATCACTCTTTGAACAGCCTAAATAAATCTCTAGATAATAAACTCAATTTTTTTAATGGTAATCCACTAGAAATCATAAAAAAACTTATCAAAGAAAATAACATCACAGATTTTTATTGGAATAGATGTTATGACAAGTACAGTATAGATAGAGATACTCAGATTAAACAATTTCTGCAAGAGCAAAATATAAATGTAAGTAGTTTTAATGGTAGTTTACTTATCGAACCATGGCGATGTAAAAAAGATGATGGCACACATTATAAGGTCTACACTCCGTTCTACAAGGAGCTTATCAAAATTAGAAAATATCGCTCAAATATTGCCAAACCATGTTTTAATTCGCTAAAAAAGCTAGAGACTGCAGCTGACTTAAACTCTTTAAAACTATTAGAGCCAAAACTTTCTTGGCAAAATATAATAGATCAATGGCAAATTGGCGAAGTTGCCTCACATCAAATCCTTGAGGAGTTTCTAGATAGTAAAGTAAAAGAATATAAAACAGCTAGAGACTTTATGAGTACAGACTCAACTTCTAAATTATCACCATACTTACACTTTGGTGAGATATCACCTAACCAAATTTTTAATGCCGTGCAGAGTCTAGACTATATTGGTAACAATGAAGAGCACTTTATCAAAGAGTTAGTTTGGCGTGATTTCTCTTATTATCAGATATATTACTATCCTGAATTACATAACAAGAACATCAACCAAAAGTTTGATAGTTTTGAATGGGATAATGATCCTATTCTTCTCAAAAAATGGCAAACAGGGCACACTGGTATCCCGATAGTAGATGCCGGCATGAGAGAGCTTTGGCAGACTGGCTATATGCATAATCGCGTACGTATGATAGTTGCTAGCTTTCTTATCAAAAACTGTCTTATCCACTGGAAATATGGAGAAAAATGGTTTTTTGATACTTTATTTGATGCTGATTTTGCTAGTAACAATGCTAACTGGCAATGGGTTGCTGGTTGTGGTCTAGATGCTGCTCCTTACTTTAGAATTTTTAATCCGGTACTACAAGCTGAAAAATTTGAAGCTTATGAATATATTCGTAAGTATGTACCAGAACTCAAACTTTTACCCAATAAACTACTTGCGAAGCCATGGGAGGCAAGCGAGCTAGTATTACAAGAAGCAGGAGTTAAATTGGGTGATAATTATCCAAAACCTGTAGTAGACCTCAAGAAATCTCGAGACAAGGCATTAGAATTGCATAAGAAACTAAGCTAA
- the hemH gene encoding ferrochelatase, which produces MQQYSNKYNKKAILLVNLGTPDNYDAKSIKKYLREFLSDRRVIEANPLLWKLILNLIILPIRSKKNVHTYEAVWNKEHNKSPLLLYTENLAKKLDQKLDNYIVDCAMRYGNPSIESKIKSLQDQGVTEIIVFPLYPQYSATTTATVYDEVYRVLSKLRWQPTIKAINPYYDNKFHIQTISQQIRNYLQATDSYPDIILFSFHGLPKEYFDKGDPYYCHCHKTYRLVKESLQNEYPNIDFELSFQSRFGPKKWLEPYTTVKLEEFAKQNKKVVVIAPGFSADCLETLEELAITEKENFIEKGGKEFNLIPCLNDSDEHVDMLYKIIDGEICLKK; this is translated from the coding sequence AGAGAATTTTTATCTGATCGAAGAGTAATAGAAGCTAATCCTTTATTATGGAAGCTAATTTTAAATTTAATTATTCTACCAATTCGGTCAAAAAAGAATGTTCATACTTATGAAGCCGTATGGAATAAAGAGCATAATAAGTCGCCTTTGCTCCTATACACCGAGAATCTAGCAAAAAAATTAGATCAAAAACTCGATAACTATATAGTAGATTGTGCGATGCGTTATGGTAATCCAAGCATTGAAAGTAAGATCAAAAGCTTACAAGATCAAGGAGTTACTGAGATAATAGTATTTCCACTATATCCTCAATATTCTGCGACTACTACTGCAACTGTGTATGATGAGGTTTATAGAGTATTATCAAAGCTAAGATGGCAACCCACTATCAAAGCAATAAATCCTTACTATGATAATAAGTTTCATATTCAAACTATTAGTCAACAAATTAGAAATTATCTGCAAGCTACAGACTCATATCCGGATATAATTTTATTTTCTTTCCACGGCTTACCAAAGGAATATTTTGATAAAGGTGATCCCTACTATTGCCATTGTCACAAAACTTATCGCTTGGTTAAAGAGAGCCTACAGAATGAATATCCTAATATAGATTTTGAATTATCATTTCAATCTCGTTTTGGTCCTAAAAAATGGTTAGAACCTTATACAACTGTCAAACTAGAGGAATTTGCAAAGCAAAATAAAAAAGTTGTAGTTATAGCCCCAGGATTTAGTGCCGATTGCCTAGAAACATTAGAAGAGCTAGCAATTACCGAAAAAGAAAACTTTATCGAAAAAGGTGGTAAAGAGTTTAATCTGATTCCATGTTTAAATGACTCTGATGAGCATGTCGATATGTTATACAAAATCATAGATGGTGAAATATGTCTAAAAAAATAG